The following coding sequences lie in one Apium graveolens cultivar Ventura chromosome 3, ASM990537v1, whole genome shotgun sequence genomic window:
- the LOC141713999 gene encoding uncharacterized protein LOC141713999, protein MGGDHATGHDHDKEDKGLHFQLHSLQTEAINKIIKHTLKDKLEEKKGDWPEEMPMVIWSYNITPRSTTGETPFLLTYGYEDMVPVELAAYQQRIVRYFNKKVKSVPFKVGDLVLPKVMPNTKIAQHGVLGANWEGPYKIKAILWKGTYRLEDLDGKLVPRAWNVEHL, encoded by the exons atgggcggaGACCATGCCACTGGCCACGATCACGACAAAGAAGATAAAGGACTTCATTTTCAACTCCATAGTCTGCAG ACAGAAGCTATAAACAAAATCATTAAGCACACTTTGAAGGATAAGTTGGAAGAAAAGAAGGGAGATTGGCCAGAGGAGATGCCCATGGTCATTTGGTCTTACAACATAACTCCTAGATCAACCACAGGAGAGACCCCATTTTTGCTGACTTATGGGTACGAGGATATGGTTCCCGTGGAG CTTGCTGCATATCAGCAGAGAATTGTGAGGTATTTTAATAAGAAGGTAAAGTCCGTGCCATTCAAGGTGGGAGATCTTGTGTTACCAAAGGTCATGCCAAACACCAAAATAGCTCAGCATGGAGTGCTTGGAGccaattgggaaggaccatacaaaaTCAAGGCTATACTATGGAAGGGAACCTATCGCTTGGAAGATTTGGATGGCAAGCTTGTTCCCCGAGCTTGGAATGTGGAGCATTTATGA